AGACCACCACCCACAACGCCATCTCGCAGGCCCCTGATCTGCTGCAGACCGGAGCCGCGGTGACCGGGCCGGCTGCGCTCGCAGCCGCCGGGGTCGACCTGGCCGACATCGACGTCGCGCAGCTGTACGACAGCTTCACGATCACCGTGCTGCTCACCTTGGAGTCCCTCGGCTTCTGCGGGCCGGGTGAGGCCGGTGCCTTCGTCGAGGACGGCCGCATCGCACCGGGCGGCGGCTTCCCGCTCAACACCTCCGGCGGTGGCCTCAGCTACTGCCACCCTGGCATGTTCGGGATCTTCCTGCTGATCGAGGCCGTCCGGCAGCTGCGGGGCGAGGCCGGCGCCCGCCAGGTCGGGGGTGCCGAGCTGGCGCTGTGCCACGGCACCGGTGGGATCCTCTCGACCCACGCCACCACGATCCTCGGGATCGACCGATGAGTGCGCACCGATGAGCGCCGGGCACCCCAACCCACTTGAGCCGCCGCTGGAGGACCGGATCACGACGGGGTGGTGGGACGCCACCCGGGATCGTCGCCTGGTCCTGCAGACCTGCGCGGCGTGCGGCACGGCCCAGCACTACCCCCGGGCGCTGTGCACGACCTGCGGGGCGACGGACCAACTCACCCTCGAGCCGGCGAGCGGCGAGGGTGTGGTCCACGCCTCGACCGTGGTCCACCGCGCCCCCCACCCGGACCTCGAGACCCCCTACGTGATCGCCCTGGTCGACCTGGCCGAGGGCCCACGCCTGATGACCCGGCTCGACGTCGACCCTGAAACCGGACCGTTCACCGGCCGGTCCGTCACCGTCGGCTGGTGGCCGCTGCCCGACGGCCGAGCCCTGCCGGTCTTCACCCCCACCCCGTCCCAACCCTGAGGAACCGCAGATGGACTTCACACTCTCCGACGAACAGGCCCAGTTCCGCGACGTCATGCGACGGTGGGTCGCCGAGCAGGTCCGCCCCGTCGCCTCCCGCTACGAGCGCGAGGGGATCTACCCCGACGAGCTCGTGGCCGCCATGGGTGAGATGGGTCTGTTCGGGATGCTCGTGCCCGAGCGGTTCGGCGGTCTGGAACTCGACGCGGTGTCCTACGGCATCGTCTTCGAGGAGATCTCCAAGGCCTGGATGGGATTGGCTGGGATCCTCGGCTCCCACTCACTGGCGACGAACCTGATCCTGAAGTACGGCACCGACGAGCAGCGGGAGCGCTACCTGCCGGACCTGGCCACCGGCGCGCGGCGCTCGGGGATCGGGCTGACCGAACCGGGAGCCGGATCCGACCTGCAGGGCATCTCCACCACCGCGACCCTCGACGGCGACCACTACGTGGTCAACGGGACCAAGACCTGGATCACCAACGCCCGGCACGCCGACCCGCTCCCGGTGCTGGTCAAGACCGACCCGTCCGCCGACCCCTCCCACCGCGGCATGAGCGTCCTGCTCATCGACGGCGACACGCCGGGGTTCACGGTGTCGAAGGACATCGGCAAGCTGGGCTACAAGGGCCCGGAGTCCTGCGAGGTGGTGCTCGAGGACGCCCGCGTGCCCGTCGGGAACCTGCTGGGCGGCACCGAGGGGACCGGACTCAAGCAGGCCCTGTCCGCGCTCGAGATCGGGCGGGTCAACATCGCCGCCCGAGCGATCGGGATCGCCACCGCGTCGCTGGAGCAGTCCCTGGACTACGCCAAGCAGCGCGAGGCCTTCGGGCAGCCGATCAGTGAGTTCCAGGCCATCAAGCTCAAGCTCGCGGACATGGCCACCAAGATCGAGGCCGGCCGGCTGCTCATGTGGTGGGCCGCCGACCGCTTCGACAGCGGCGAGCGAACCGACCGCGAGTCGGGCATGGCCAAGCTGTTCTGCTCCGAGGTCGCCATCGAGTGCTCGCTCGAGGCCATGCGGATCCACGGCGGCTACGGCTACTCCACCGAATTCGAGATCGAGCGGCTCTACCGCGACGCCCCGCTGATGGCCATCGGCGAGGGAACCAACGACATCCTGCGCCTGGTCATCGCCCGCTCGTTGCTGCGCGACGGCCTCTGACCCCACCACATCCGACCGACCCAACAGCGAGGAGACCGACATGCCACTGCCCGACACCGACCTGACCGAAGACACCGTCCTGCTGGTGATCGACATGCAGAACGGGTTCTGCCACCCCGACGGCTCCTTCGGGACCCTCGACATGGACGTCTCGATGACCGGCGGCGCCATAGCGGGCTGCAAGACCCTGGTCGCCGCCGCCAGGGAGGCGGGGGTGCCCGTGGTGTGGACCCGCTACGTCTACCGGCCGGACTACGCCGACGGTGGGGTGCTGGTCGCCGACCTGCTGCCGGCCATCAAGGACATCCGCTCGCTGGAGGACGGCACCTGGGACGCCGAGATCGTCGACGACCTGCCCCCTGCCGAGGGTGAGGAGATCATCGACAAGAACCGCTACTCCGCCTTCTACGGCACCCGGCTGGAGCCGTACCTGACCTCGCAGGGCATCCGCAACATCGTCCTGTGCGGCGTCACGACCAACATGTGCGTCGAGACCTCGGCCCGGGACGCCGCCCAACGGGACTACCGGACGGTCGTGGTGTCCGACGCCACCGGCGAGTTGGAGCAGGCCCGCCACGAGCATGCGCTGACCGCCATCGGCTTCGGCTTCGGCTGGGTGGCCTCGACCGACGACGTCGTCGGTGCCTGGAGCTGAGCCGGCGGCGTCACGCCTGGGCCACGCCCGCAGCCTGCTGTACGTGCCTGGCGACCGGCCGGACCTGCTGGGCAAGGCCGAGACCGCCGGCGCCGACGTCATCGTGGCCGACCTCGAGGACGGCGTCGCCCCCGACCGCAAGGACGATGCCCGCGCCGCGGTGGCCGCTTGGCTGCGTGAGCCCTCCGCGACGGGCCCGACGGACGGGCCCGCCGACCCTGAGCGCACCCACCACCCGCACCGAGTCGTCCGCATCGACGGCAGCGCACCGGCCCCGGATCTGGAGTCGATGACCGGTCACCTGCCCGACGCCCTTCTGGTCTCGAAGGCCTCCGTGGATCGTGTACGGACCGTCGCCGCCTGGCTGGCCGAGCGCGCCACGAGGCTCCCTCCGCTGATCGGACTGATCGAGTCCGCCATCGGCGTGCAGGAGGCGCCGGCTCTCGCCGCCTGCGGCCACCTGGTCCAACTCGCGATGGGCGAGGCGGATCTGGCCGCCGACCTGCACCTGCAGCCCTCCCCAGACGGCCGCGAACTGCTGCCCCACCGCGCCGCCGTGGTCGTGGCTTCAGCAGCCGGTGGACTGCCGCCACCCGCGGGACCGGTGTCGACGGACTTCACCGACCTCGACACGCTCCGGGCCGACACGCTCGCGCTGCGACGGCAGGGGTTCCGTTCCCGGCAGGCCAT
The sequence above is a segment of the Euzebya tangerina genome. Coding sequences within it:
- a CDS encoding Zn-ribbon domain-containing OB-fold protein, whose protein sequence is MSAGHPNPLEPPLEDRITTGWWDATRDRRLVLQTCAACGTAQHYPRALCTTCGATDQLTLEPASGEGVVHASTVVHRAPHPDLETPYVIALVDLAEGPRLMTRLDVDPETGPFTGRSVTVGWWPLPDGRALPVFTPTPSQP
- a CDS encoding acyl-CoA dehydrogenase family protein is translated as MDFTLSDEQAQFRDVMRRWVAEQVRPVASRYEREGIYPDELVAAMGEMGLFGMLVPERFGGLELDAVSYGIVFEEISKAWMGLAGILGSHSLATNLILKYGTDEQRERYLPDLATGARRSGIGLTEPGAGSDLQGISTTATLDGDHYVVNGTKTWITNARHADPLPVLVKTDPSADPSHRGMSVLLIDGDTPGFTVSKDIGKLGYKGPESCEVVLEDARVPVGNLLGGTEGTGLKQALSALEIGRVNIAARAIGIATASLEQSLDYAKQREAFGQPISEFQAIKLKLADMATKIEAGRLLMWWAADRFDSGERTDRESGMAKLFCSEVAIECSLEAMRIHGGYGYSTEFEIERLYRDAPLMAIGEGTNDILRLVIARSLLRDGL
- a CDS encoding cysteine hydrolase family protein, encoding MPLPDTDLTEDTVLLVIDMQNGFCHPDGSFGTLDMDVSMTGGAIAGCKTLVAAAREAGVPVVWTRYVYRPDYADGGVLVADLLPAIKDIRSLEDGTWDAEIVDDLPPAEGEEIIDKNRYSAFYGTRLEPYLTSQGIRNIVLCGVTTNMCVETSARDAAQRDYRTVVVSDATGELEQARHEHALTAIGFGFGWVASTDDVVGAWS
- a CDS encoding HpcH/HpaI aldolase/citrate lyase family protein, translating into MPGAEPAASRLGHARSLLYVPGDRPDLLGKAETAGADVIVADLEDGVAPDRKDDARAAVAAWLREPSATGPTDGPADPERTHHPHRVVRIDGSAPAPDLESMTGHLPDALLVSKASVDRVRTVAAWLAERATRLPPLIGLIESAIGVQEAPALAACGHLVQLAMGEADLAADLHLQPSPDGRELLPHRAAVVVASAAGGLPPPAGPVSTDFTDLDTLRADTLALRRQGFRSRQAIHPAQVAVINEVFTPTAAEVARAADVVARFEQAEARGSGVCVDADGRLIDVAVVRTAREVLARVAYSTGSMTS